A stretch of Gammaproteobacteria bacterium DNA encodes these proteins:
- a CDS encoding protein-L-isoaspartate(D-aspartate) O-methyltransferase, with product MIRAIEDHVLDTRSETGREALSGRVLDAMRRVPRERFVPQSEARFAYSDSPLPIGFGQTISQPFIVALMTDLIEPQPHHRVLEVGSGSGYQVAVLAQLVEAVYGMEIVAQLAERSARVLRELGYHNATIRSGDGYHGWSEHAPFDGILVAAAGSGVSPALQQQLRVGGKLVLPLESAAGWQSLDVIERVSADSFKTRHILPVRFVPLTEKH from the coding sequence ATGATTCGGGCCATCGAAGACCATGTTCTCGATACCCGCTCGGAAACCGGGCGCGAGGCGCTTTCCGGGCGCGTGCTCGATGCCATGCGCCGGGTACCCCGTGAGCGCTTTGTGCCGCAATCCGAGGCGCGCTTTGCCTACAGCGACTCGCCGCTGCCGATCGGCTTCGGCCAGACCATCTCGCAGCCGTTTATCGTGGCCCTGATGACCGATCTCATCGAGCCGCAACCCCACCATCGAGTCCTCGAAGTGGGATCGGGATCGGGCTACCAGGTCGCGGTGCTGGCGCAGCTCGTCGAAGCGGTATACGGGATGGAGATCGTCGCGCAACTGGCCGAGCGTTCGGCCCGGGTGCTGCGCGAACTCGGCTATCACAATGCCACGATCAGGAGCGGAGACGGCTATCACGGCTGGTCCGAACACGCACCCTTCGACGGGATCCTGGTGGCCGCGGCGGGTTCCGGCGTGTCGCCGGCGCTGCAGCAGCAGTTGCGGGTTGGCGGCAAGCTGGTCCTGCCGCTGGAAAGCGCGGCCGGATGGCAAAGCCTCGACGTGATCGAGCGTGTCAGCGCGGATTCATTCAAGACACGGCATATCCTGCCGGTGCGTTTCGTGCCGTTGACCGAGAAGCACTGA
- a CDS encoding aldehyde dehydrogenase family protein codes for MSIYTPVVKDGETRRVLQLRSPIDLEPIGELVCASREDVQGALARARAAQPGWAAKSFAERGAYMNKALEVLLARQDEIVDTVVRETGKARADALSMEIFAAADSLCYYAKNAGKFLKPRKERVHGLLGIMKQLRIVYRPLGVIGIITPWNGPFILGMNPTVQALMAGNTVLLKGSEVTPFSTQLVESIFRDAGLPQNVLQVIMGDGETGACITEAGVDKVSFTGSVRTGRIIAQSCGRQLIPCTLELGGKDAMIVCGDADIDRAAAGAIVGSCMNTGHYCCGTERIYVVEKVYDEFLAKVIEGTRKLRQGADLGFEEDVGAVFWDRQMSIIEDHVEDARTRGATIHVGGQRNPGLKGLYYEPTVMSNVDHDMKIMQEETFGPILCVQKVRDVEEAIRLANDSPYGLNGNVWTRDKNKGFDIACRIDTGAVSVNDMAMSYGVPAAPFGGRKESGVGQVNGETGVRGYCHAMPILIDRFGGKELASGYPYTLKKAEGMKKLMNFLWGTPIGRWLS; via the coding sequence ATGTCCATCTACACACCGGTAGTGAAAGACGGCGAAACGCGCCGCGTACTGCAACTGCGCAGCCCGATCGACCTGGAACCGATCGGCGAACTGGTGTGCGCCAGCCGCGAGGATGTGCAGGGCGCGCTGGCGCGGGCACGCGCCGCGCAACCGGGCTGGGCGGCGAAGAGTTTCGCCGAACGCGGCGCCTACATGAACAAGGCCCTCGAAGTATTGCTCGCGCGCCAGGACGAGATCGTCGATACCGTGGTGCGCGAGACCGGCAAGGCGCGCGCGGATGCACTGAGCATGGAGATCTTCGCGGCCGCGGATTCGCTGTGCTATTACGCGAAAAACGCCGGCAAGTTTCTCAAGCCGCGCAAGGAGCGCGTACACGGCCTGCTCGGGATCATGAAGCAGTTGCGCATCGTGTACCGGCCGCTCGGGGTGATCGGCATCATCACGCCCTGGAACGGACCGTTCATTCTCGGCATGAATCCGACGGTTCAGGCACTGATGGCGGGCAACACGGTATTGCTGAAGGGTTCCGAGGTCACACCCTTTTCCACGCAACTGGTCGAGTCGATATTCCGCGATGCGGGCCTTCCGCAAAACGTTCTGCAGGTCATCATGGGCGATGGCGAGACCGGCGCCTGCATCACCGAGGCGGGTGTCGACAAGGTCTCGTTTACCGGCAGCGTACGCACCGGGCGGATCATTGCGCAGAGCTGCGGGCGGCAACTCATTCCGTGCACGCTCGAACTCGGCGGCAAGGACGCGATGATCGTGTGCGGGGATGCCGATATCGATCGTGCGGCTGCGGGTGCGATAGTCGGCTCGTGCATGAACACCGGGCACTACTGCTGCGGCACCGAACGCATCTACGTGGTGGAAAAGGTCTACGACGAATTTCTCGCCAAGGTCATCGAGGGCACCCGCAAGCTGCGCCAGGGCGCGGATCTCGGTTTCGAGGAAGATGTCGGCGCGGTGTTCTGGGACCGCCAGATGAGCATCATCGAGGATCATGTCGAGGACGCACGCACGCGCGGCGCGACGATACACGTCGGCGGGCAACGCAATCCCGGGCTCAAGGGCCTCTATTACGAACCCACCGTGATGAGCAACGTCGATCACGACATGAAGATCATGCAGGAGGAAACCTTCGGACCGATCCTCTGCGTGCAGAAAGTGCGCGACGTGGAGGAAGCGATCCGGCTCGCCAATGACTCCCCGTACGGCCTGAACGGCAACGTGTGGACCCGCGACAAGAACAAGGGCTTCGACATCGCGTGCCGCATCGACACCGGGGCGGTGTCGGTGAACGATATGGCGATGTCCTACGGCGTGCCTGCCGCACCGTTCGGCGGGCGCAAGGAAAGCGGTGTGGGGCAGGTCAACGGCGAAACAGGGGTTCGCGGCTATTGCCACGCGATGCCGATCCTGATCGATCGCTTTGGCGGCAAGGAACTGGCCTCGGGTTATCCCTACACGCTGAAGAAAGCCGAGGGCATGAAAAAGCTGATGAACTTCCTGTGGGGCACCCCGATCGGGCGCTGGCTGTCCTGA
- a CDS encoding tyrosine-protein phosphatase: MSKAFPIHVERTADGEYLLSWTEEFSERPVEVRAHARPDAAAAAVPVAGAASSGVRVNVARDGQRHYFHLTPERGEPITAAQRDVPLEGGTNFRDLGGYRAADGRRVRWGRLFRSGHTAGLSERDQAHVAALDIRVCCDFRRSEELQVEPMRLPPATRIVSITISPGSNVSFFEQVAGGNVAPADMAAFMESVNREFVHHHSAQYRRMFEELLALDEGGFMINCAAGKDRTGFGAAMILAALGVAEHDILEDYLLSARYFPIEREIERVRRKYAGGGGKKLDVDQILPMMQTRAEYLRAGFDEIARTHGTSERFLADALGIGEMELRVLRERYTA; this comes from the coding sequence ATGAGCAAGGCATTTCCGATTCATGTGGAACGGACCGCGGATGGCGAATACCTGCTGTCGTGGACCGAGGAGTTCAGCGAGCGCCCGGTGGAAGTCCGCGCTCATGCGCGCCCGGATGCGGCCGCAGCGGCCGTGCCGGTGGCCGGTGCCGCGAGCTCCGGCGTGCGCGTCAACGTGGCGCGCGACGGGCAGAGGCATTATTTCCACCTGACGCCGGAGCGGGGCGAGCCGATCACCGCGGCACAACGCGATGTGCCGCTCGAAGGGGGCACCAACTTCCGCGATCTGGGCGGTTATCGGGCTGCCGATGGCCGTCGGGTGCGCTGGGGCAGGTTGTTCCGTTCCGGCCACACCGCGGGTCTCAGCGAGCGTGACCAGGCGCACGTCGCCGCGCTCGATATCCGCGTGTGCTGCGATTTCCGGCGTTCCGAGGAGTTGCAGGTCGAACCCATGCGGCTGCCTCCCGCCACGCGGATCGTGTCGATCACCATCAGCCCGGGCAGTAACGTGTCGTTTTTCGAGCAGGTTGCCGGTGGCAACGTGGCCCCGGCCGACATGGCGGCGTTCATGGAGTCCGTCAACCGCGAGTTCGTGCACCACCACAGCGCGCAATACCGGCGCATGTTCGAGGAATTGCTCGCGCTCGACGAGGGCGGGTTCATGATCAATTGCGCGGCCGGCAAGGACCGCACCGGCTTTGGTGCAGCGATGATACTCGCGGCACTGGGCGTCGCGGAGCACGACATCCTGGAGGATTACCTGCTGTCGGCGCGGTATTTTCCGATCGAACGTGAAATCGAGCGGGTGCGGCGCAAATATGCCGGGGGCGGGGGAAAGAAACTGGACGTCGACCAGATCCTGCCGATGATGCAGACCCGTGCGGAGTACCTGCGTGCCGGCTTCGATGAAATCGCGCGTACCCACGGCACCAGCGAGCGCTTCCTGGCGGATGCGCTCGGTATCGGCGAGATGGAACTGCGCGTGCTGCGCGAGCGCTACACGGCCTAG
- a CDS encoding TetR/AcrR family transcriptional regulator, whose translation MKSTAERVLDVAEALFAEKGYKAASLGEVADGVGIRSPSLYNHFRNKEALYEAVLERLLDRFNQPLRELQNGPITRPRIAAWQERLIRMHIANPNLARLLQHEALCGGPCRAMISERLFKPLIASSSSAADAGLAANDGGLLPWIIMGFNNIVMSYVTMAPLYEDLLGIDPLSAQATERQVEFITRLTNTFWNSGLGAEPEKR comes from the coding sequence ATGAAATCAACCGCCGAGCGCGTGCTCGACGTCGCCGAAGCCCTGTTCGCGGAAAAAGGCTACAAGGCCGCATCGCTCGGCGAGGTGGCGGACGGCGTCGGGATACGCTCGCCGAGCCTGTACAACCATTTCCGCAACAAGGAAGCACTGTACGAGGCCGTACTCGAGCGCCTGCTCGATCGCTTCAATCAGCCGTTGAGGGAATTGCAGAACGGACCGATCACGCGGCCACGGATCGCCGCCTGGCAGGAACGCCTGATACGCATGCACATCGCGAATCCCAACCTGGCGCGCCTTCTCCAGCACGAGGCGCTTTGCGGCGGTCCGTGTCGCGCGATGATCTCCGAGCGCCTGTTCAAACCGCTGATCGCGAGCAGCTCCTCGGCGGCCGACGCGGGGCTCGCCGCGAACGATGGCGGGCTGCTGCCGTGGATCATCATGGGTTTCAACAATATCGTGATGTCCTATGTGACGATGGCGCCGCTCTACGAAGATTTGCTCGGCATCGACCCGCTCAGCGCGCAAGCGACGGAGCGACAGGTGGAATTCATTACGCGGCTGACCAACACGTTCTGGAACAGCGGCCTCGGGGCGGAGCCGGAAAAACGATGA
- a CDS encoding nuclear transport factor 2 family protein encodes MNHDRAIENLLYRYAELIDNGDLEGVARLFEHGEILAPEASSGVKGYAEVLAMYHKFTRIYPETGTPRTRHLTHNAIIEVNEAGDRAEARSCFTVFQATDALPLQPIISGRYHDVFDRVNGAWHFRTRTMLSDLHGDLSQHLLSDAP; translated from the coding sequence ATGAATCACGATCGCGCCATCGAGAACCTGCTGTACCGCTACGCCGAGCTCATCGACAACGGTGATCTCGAAGGCGTGGCACGACTGTTCGAGCACGGCGAGATTCTCGCCCCTGAGGCCAGCAGCGGCGTCAAGGGCTATGCTGAAGTCCTCGCGATGTATCACAAGTTCACGCGAATCTATCCGGAAACCGGCACGCCGCGCACCCGTCACCTGACCCACAACGCCATCATCGAGGTCAACGAGGCCGGTGACCGTGCCGAGGCCCGCTCCTGTTTCACGGTTTTCCAGGCAACCGACGCATTGCCGTTGCAGCCGATCATCTCCGGGCGCTATCACGATGTATTCGATCGCGTTAACGGTGCATGGCATTTCCGGACGCGCACGATGCTATCCGACCTCCATGGCGACCTGAGCCAGCACCTGTTGTCCGACGCCCCCTGA
- the rpsT gene encoding 30S ribosomal protein S20, with protein sequence MANTVQAKKRARQAEKHRQHNASFRSMVRTSIKRVVAAIGEGDAAKAQAAYVAAVPVIDRMADKGIIHKNKAARHKSRLNAQIKALALQAAA encoded by the coding sequence GTGGCAAATACTGTGCAGGCAAAGAAGCGCGCACGCCAGGCAGAGAAGCATCGCCAGCATAACGCGAGCTTCCGCTCCATGGTTCGCACGTCCATCAAGCGCGTCGTTGCGGCAATCGGCGAAGGCGATGCCGCCAAGGCGCAGGCCGCCTATGTTGCAGCCGTTCCGGTGATCGACCGCATGGCCGACAAGGGCATCATCCACAAGAACAAGGCCGCGCGGCACAAGAGCCGGCTGAACGCGCAGATCAAGGCGCTGGCGCTGCAAGCAGCCGCCTGA
- a CDS encoding glutamate 5-kinase, producing MSDRSDLTRARRWVVKIGSALLTDNGRGLHHAAIAEWVEQMAALRARGIELVLVSSGSVAEGMTRLGWKTRPTEVHRLQAAAAVGQMGLVHTWESFFQKHGLHTAQVLLVHDDLSNRRRYLNARSALMTLLELGVVPVINENDTVATEEIRFGDNDTLAAMVANLIDADVLVILTDQPGLFARDPRLDPAAPMVHHADANDEALEYMAGASAGNLGRGGMSTKVRAARLAARSGADTVIVGGRAPGVLLEVAAGKEIGTYLYTQQQPLAARKQWLAGQLQVRGRLVLDEGAVRVLRESGRSLLPVGVREVGGEFTRGELVSCVGPDGREVAKGLVNYSAEEARRIMGLASRHIQETLGYKDDEELIHRDNLVVL from the coding sequence ATGAGTGATCGAAGTGACCTGACCCGCGCCCGGCGCTGGGTGGTGAAAATTGGCAGCGCCCTCCTGACCGATAACGGCCGCGGCCTGCATCATGCCGCGATCGCCGAATGGGTTGAACAAATGGCGGCGTTGCGCGCCCGTGGCATCGAACTGGTGCTGGTGTCATCGGGCTCGGTTGCCGAGGGCATGACACGGCTTGGCTGGAAGACCCGGCCCACCGAGGTCCATCGCCTGCAGGCGGCGGCTGCGGTAGGCCAGATGGGCCTGGTACACACTTGGGAGAGCTTTTTCCAGAAGCACGGTCTGCACACCGCACAGGTGCTGCTGGTGCACGATGATCTGTCCAACCGGCGTCGTTATTTGAATGCGCGCAGCGCGCTGATGACCCTGCTCGAGCTCGGCGTCGTGCCGGTGATCAACGAGAACGACACCGTGGCCACCGAGGAAATCCGCTTTGGCGACAACGATACCCTCGCGGCGATGGTGGCCAACCTGATCGACGCCGATGTGCTGGTGATCCTGACCGATCAGCCGGGTCTGTTCGCCCGTGACCCGCGGCTGGACCCCGCCGCACCGATGGTGCACCACGCCGATGCCAATGACGAGGCGCTCGAATACATGGCCGGTGCCAGCGCCGGCAACCTGGGCCGGGGCGGGATGAGCACCAAGGTGCGCGCGGCGCGCCTCGCCGCACGCTCTGGCGCCGACACGGTGATCGTGGGCGGCAGGGCGCCGGGGGTGTTGCTCGAAGTCGCCGCCGGCAAGGAGATCGGAACCTACCTGTACACCCAACAGCAGCCGCTGGCCGCGCGAAAACAATGGCTTGCCGGGCAACTGCAGGTACGCGGGCGGCTGGTGCTGGACGAGGGAGCGGTACGCGTGCTGCGCGAATCCGGGCGCAGCCTGCTGCCGGTCGGGGTGCGCGAGGTCGGCGGTGAGTTCACCCGCGGCGAGCTGGTGTCGTGCGTCGGGCCCGACGGGCGCGAGGTTGCGAAGGGCCTGGTCAACTACAGTGCCGAGGAAGCCAGGCGGATCATGGGGTTGGCGTCGCGGCACATCCAGGAGACGCTCGGCTACAAGGACGACGAGGAGCTGATCCACCGCGATAACCTGGTGGTGCTGTGA
- the cgtA gene encoding Obg family GTPase CgtA, with amino-acid sequence MKFVDEALIHVQAGNGGSGCVSFRREKAVPFGGPDGGDGGDGGSIYLVADEALNTMVDYRYTRQFRAANGKAGSGARCTGRSGEDLLLPVPVGTTVLDDDTAEVIGDLARAGDRLLVAQGGFHGLGNTRYKSSTNRAPRQNSPGSEGASRNLRLELKVLADVGLLGMPNAGKSTLIRAVSSARPKVADYPFTTLVPNLGVVRVEQHRSFVIADIPGLIEGASEGAGLGIRFLKHLTRTRLLLHLVDVAPLDGSDPVETVRAIERELQRFSPTLAARERWLVLNKTDLLPLDEVEGACAAIVDGLGWHEAPVFRISALAADGTEALCRAIMRHIEEQRQAEELDPEAAAVERAVQQRMQAESRERIAALAEARRRARAGLAADAADEADWGEDDDDGDTEVFYAP; translated from the coding sequence ATGAAATTCGTCGACGAAGCGCTCATCCACGTGCAGGCCGGCAACGGCGGAAGTGGCTGTGTCAGCTTCCGCCGCGAGAAGGCCGTGCCCTTTGGCGGCCCCGACGGCGGTGACGGTGGCGACGGCGGAAGCATCTACCTGGTCGCCGACGAAGCGCTGAATACCATGGTCGATTACCGCTATACCCGCCAGTTTCGCGCCGCAAACGGCAAGGCCGGTTCCGGTGCCCGTTGCACGGGAAGGAGTGGCGAGGACCTGCTGTTGCCGGTGCCGGTCGGTACCACGGTGCTGGACGATGACACCGCCGAGGTGATCGGCGATCTGGCCCGCGCCGGCGACCGCTTGCTGGTCGCGCAGGGAGGTTTTCACGGTCTCGGCAACACGCGCTACAAATCGAGCACCAATCGTGCGCCGCGGCAGAACTCCCCGGGTTCCGAAGGAGCCAGCCGCAACCTGCGGCTCGAACTCAAGGTCCTGGCGGACGTGGGTCTGCTCGGCATGCCCAATGCGGGCAAGTCGACCCTGATACGCGCCGTTTCCTCGGCCCGCCCGAAAGTCGCGGACTACCCGTTCACGACCCTGGTTCCCAACCTCGGCGTGGTGCGGGTCGAGCAGCATCGCAGCTTTGTCATCGCCGACATTCCGGGGCTGATCGAGGGCGCTTCCGAGGGTGCCGGGCTGGGTATCCGGTTTCTCAAGCACCTGACGCGCACCCGCCTGCTGCTGCACCTGGTCGATGTCGCGCCGCTCGATGGCAGCGATCCGGTTGAAACAGTCCGTGCGATCGAGCGCGAACTGCAGCGATTCAGCCCAACCCTTGCCGCGCGCGAGCGCTGGCTGGTGCTGAACAAGACCGACCTGCTGCCGCTCGATGAAGTCGAAGGCGCCTGCGCGGCGATCGTCGACGGGCTGGGATGGCATGAGGCACCGGTGTTCCGGATCTCGGCGCTCGCGGCCGATGGCACCGAAGCGCTGTGCCGGGCAATCATGCGCCACATCGAGGAGCAGCGGCAGGCCGAGGAACTCGACCCCGAGGCGGCTGCCGTCGAGCGGGCCGTGCAGCAACGCATGCAGGCGGAATCGCGCGAGCGCATAGCGGCCCTTGCCGAAGCGCGGCGGCGCGCGCGGGCCGGGCTCGCGGCAGATGCCGCCGATGAGGCGGACTGGGGCGAGGATGATGACGATGGCGATACCGAGGTTTTTTACGCTCCCTGA
- the rpmA gene encoding 50S ribosomal protein L27, whose protein sequence is MAHKKAGGSTRNGRDSQSKRLGVKRFGGQVVKAGNIIVRQRGTQFHPGENVGCGTDHTLFAKADGRVAFTIKGPRSRRTVSIVPA, encoded by the coding sequence ATGGCACACAAGAAAGCAGGTGGCAGCACCCGCAATGGACGCGATTCGCAGAGCAAGCGGCTCGGCGTGAAGCGATTCGGCGGCCAGGTGGTGAAAGCCGGCAACATCATCGTGCGTCAGCGCGGTACGCAGTTCCACCCCGGCGAAAACGTTGGCTGTGGCACCGATCACACGCTGTTCGCGAAGGCCGATGGACGCGTGGCGTTCACGATCAAGGGCCCGCGCAGCCGCCGCACGGTCAGTATCGTTCCGGCCTGA
- the rplU gene encoding 50S ribosomal protein L21, whose amino-acid sequence MYAVIESGGKQHRVKEGEVLKLEKLEVATGETLNFDKVLLVGAGAEVQVGSPYLAGSTVSAEVLQHGRHDKVRIMKFRRRKHYKRETGHRQWFTEVRITGISAG is encoded by the coding sequence ATGTACGCGGTCATTGAGAGCGGTGGCAAGCAGCACCGGGTGAAGGAAGGCGAAGTCCTGAAACTCGAGAAGCTGGAAGTCGCTACCGGCGAAACCCTGAATTTCGACAAGGTCCTGCTGGTGGGTGCCGGCGCCGAGGTGCAGGTCGGCAGTCCCTACCTGGCCGGCAGCACGGTATCGGCCGAGGTGCTGCAACATGGTCGTCACGACAAGGTGCGCATCATGAAGTTCCGCCGTCGCAAGCACTACAAGCGTGAAACCGGGCACCGGCAATGGTTCACTGAAGTCCGGATTACCGGGATATCCGCTGGTTAA
- a CDS encoding polyprenyl synthetase family protein, with the protein MNHISAAIREDFEAVNRLVVAKLHSDVGLVENIGQYIVEGGGKRLRPLITLLCARALGYAGTRHIELATVIEFLHTATLLHDDVVDVSAMRRGRATANANWGNAPSVLVGDFIYSRAFQLLVGIGDIAILRLLSDTTNEIAEGEVEQLTRAGDPQTTTAQYMQVIRKKTAVLFAAAAQGAALLAGADAATEQALRTFGLNLGIAFQLIDDVLDYSGDPKLMGKNVGDDLAEGKPTLPLIHAMANAPAAEAQCVRQAILERDSSAIDAVLGTVQRCGALDYARSVALEHRELAIAALDCIPESEFRHNLLTITDLAIDRQA; encoded by the coding sequence ATGAACCACATCTCGGCGGCCATTCGCGAGGATTTCGAGGCCGTCAATCGCCTCGTCGTCGCCAAACTCCATTCCGATGTCGGCCTGGTCGAGAATATCGGCCAATACATCGTCGAGGGTGGGGGCAAACGCCTGCGCCCGCTGATCACGCTGCTGTGCGCACGCGCGCTCGGGTATGCCGGAACGCGCCATATAGAGCTCGCCACCGTTATCGAGTTCCTGCATACGGCAACGCTGCTGCACGATGACGTCGTGGACGTGTCCGCCATGCGGCGCGGCCGCGCCACGGCCAATGCCAACTGGGGCAATGCTCCGAGCGTGCTGGTCGGGGACTTCATCTATTCCCGGGCATTCCAGCTGCTGGTCGGGATCGGCGATATCGCGATCCTGCGTCTGCTGTCGGACACCACCAACGAAATCGCGGAAGGCGAAGTCGAGCAACTCACCCGCGCCGGTGATCCGCAAACCACCACGGCGCAATACATGCAGGTGATCCGCAAGAAAACCGCGGTCCTGTTCGCTGCGGCCGCGCAGGGCGCTGCCCTGCTCGCCGGGGCCGACGCGGCCACCGAGCAGGCGCTGCGGACCTTCGGGCTGAACCTGGGTATCGCCTTCCAGCTGATCGACGACGTGCTCGATTACAGCGGGGACCCTAAGCTCATGGGTAAAAACGTGGGTGACGACCTCGCCGAGGGCAAACCCACGTTGCCACTGATCCACGCCATGGCGAATGCTCCCGCAGCCGAGGCACAATGCGTTCGCCAGGCAATACTCGAGCGCGACAGCAGCGCCATCGATGCCGTGCTCGGCACGGTTCAACGCTGCGGGGCGCTGGACTACGCGCGCTCCGTCGCGCTCGAGCACCGCGAACTCGCGATTGCCGCGCTGGACTGCATCCCGGAAAGCGAGTTCCGCCACAATCTGCTGACCATCACCGACCTCGCCATCGACCGCCAGGCCTGA
- a CDS encoding tandem-95 repeat protein, with amino-acid sequence MRKLVLASAVAMLVTQVAAIDAFAVAAPDNSTNQPPIANPDSASTPYQTPVTIEVLANDSDPDGDSLGVGLRTSGANGKTVKTHDTVTYTPKAGFYGTDTFTYIVADGRLGHATGTVTVTVAPPSNFPPKAVDDNVSTRAGEPVSIDVLSNDTDPEGDAIAITATSKAANGTRSRKGAIITYTPKPGFVGTDTLRYAIVDSNNGPDVGRLNITVLPESAPEPEPIPLPTQQQSGGSVTIEAEQFSANVKNGAQWIGPVSPAGASGGKAMEAPLDGQPRLEYQVNFSQSGTYYVWIRSYALNASTNSVRFGVDGSWSDTVVSVSPYNSWQWEGPFAMTVASKGIHTLGITRRESSTLVDKIFIGTSSTADPSGTEPDPAPAPAPAPDPAPAPAPDPAPAPAPDPAPAPAPAPDPAPAPDPAPAPEPAPTPAPAPVPAPVPAGQAKLSWSIPTTRANGSPLAPGELAGYEIYVLRESSGESMVLKINNPLDSSYTVSGMAPDVYHFSMSAKDTAGKLSALSAVVSKNVQ; translated from the coding sequence ATGCGCAAGCTCGTGTTGGCATCGGCTGTCGCGATGCTTGTCACCCAGGTCGCGGCGATCGATGCATTCGCTGTCGCGGCGCCGGACAACAGCACCAACCAGCCACCCATCGCCAACCCCGACTCGGCGAGCACACCGTACCAGACCCCGGTAACGATCGAGGTACTGGCCAACGACAGCGATCCCGACGGTGACTCACTTGGTGTGGGTTTGCGGACCAGTGGCGCCAACGGAAAGACGGTAAAGACCCACGACACCGTCACCTACACACCGAAAGCAGGATTCTACGGAACCGACACATTCACCTATATCGTTGCCGATGGCAGATTGGGACATGCTACCGGCACCGTAACGGTCACGGTCGCCCCACCCTCCAACTTTCCGCCGAAGGCGGTCGATGACAATGTGTCCACCCGGGCAGGCGAGCCTGTATCGATCGATGTACTGAGCAACGACACCGACCCCGAAGGCGATGCAATTGCGATAACGGCGACGTCCAAAGCTGCGAATGGCACCCGCAGCCGCAAGGGGGCAATCATCACGTATACGCCGAAGCCCGGTTTTGTCGGCACCGATACGCTCAGGTATGCCATTGTCGACAGCAACAACGGGCCTGACGTCGGCAGGCTGAACATCACGGTGTTGCCCGAGTCCGCACCGGAACCCGAGCCCATACCGCTGCCGACCCAGCAACAAAGCGGCGGTAGCGTGACCATCGAGGCGGAACAGTTCTCGGCCAATGTCAAGAACGGCGCACAGTGGATCGGCCCTGTTTCTCCTGCCGGTGCCTCGGGTGGCAAAGCCATGGAGGCTCCGCTCGATGGGCAGCCACGGCTCGAGTACCAGGTGAATTTCAGCCAGAGTGGCACCTACTACGTGTGGATTCGCAGCTATGCGCTGAATGCCAGCACCAACTCGGTGCGATTCGGTGTCGATGGCAGCTGGTCGGACACGGTCGTCTCGGTGTCGCCGTACAACAGCTGGCAGTGGGAAGGACCGTTCGCGATGACGGTGGCGAGCAAGGGAATCCACACGCTCGGCATCACCCGCCGCGAGTCCTCGACCCTGGTTGACAAGATTTTCATCGGCACCAGTTCAACCGCGGACCCCAGCGGCACCGAACCGGATCCTGCACCAGCGCCTGCTCCCGCTCCGGATCCAGCGCCTGCTCCCGCTCCGGATCCAGCGCCTGCGCCTGCTCCAGATCCCGCGCCTGCTCCTGCTCCTGCTCCGGATCCAGCGCCTGCCCCGGATCCGGCACCGGCTCCCGAGCCCGCTCCGACGCCAGCACCGGCTCCCGTCCCGGCACCCGTACCAGCCGGACAAGCCAAGCTGTCCTGGTCGATTCCGACCACGCGTGCGAACGGTTCGCCGCTGGCGCCCGGCGAACTTGCCGGCTACGAGATTTATGTCCTCCGCGAATCGTCCGGAGAGAGCATGGTGCTCAAGATCAACAACCCGCTCGACTCGAGCTATACGGTGAGCGGCATGGCCCCCGACGTCTATCATTTTTCGATGAGCGCCAAGGATACTGCCGGCAAACTGAGCGCCCTCTCCGCGGTGGTGAGCAAGAACGTGCAATAA